Proteins encoded in a region of the Clostridium beijerinckii genome:
- a CDS encoding CdaR family transcriptional regulator: MTLSKTIAQKIVLEMMNVIPYNINVMDESGMIIGSGDIKRIGNLHEGARKAIDNQQINEVYEEYDRMKPGVNEPIIINDKVIGVIGITGHPDEVRRFSKLVRVTAVLLIEQSKADEEIQNKRLSMQKFYNELAHRKTKYDESFHQRAKSYGIDLTKKFRVILVDGNINSRSFKILYQKYSNYSEVDNRIAFFVTSKDLYNGLLENLKTNKDVKRIGIGAMEDVAAISLESAELAMEFGVKIKPSSLLYSYDELRFFIKLSHDNKLPLVSMMSNLDKAGNKLELIQTVQAYIEENGDIGNVANRLNIHRNTLNYRLEKIKKLTGKNPKNLLELFELLCGLIWR; this comes from the coding sequence ATGACGTTATCTAAAACCATAGCACAAAAAATTGTTTTAGAAATGATGAATGTAATTCCTTATAACATAAATGTTATGGATGAAAGTGGAATGATCATAGGCAGTGGAGATATTAAGAGGATTGGGAATTTGCATGAAGGTGCTCGGAAAGCTATAGATAATCAACAAATAAATGAAGTGTATGAAGAATATGACAGGATGAAACCTGGAGTTAATGAACCGATTATTATCAATGATAAAGTAATAGGTGTGATCGGGATAACTGGGCATCCTGATGAGGTAAGAAGATTTAGTAAACTTGTTCGCGTAACAGCAGTTTTGTTAATAGAACAATCTAAAGCAGACGAGGAAATTCAGAACAAAAGATTGAGTATGCAGAAATTTTATAATGAGCTAGCTCATAGAAAGACAAAATATGATGAAAGTTTCCATCAAAGAGCTAAAAGTTATGGAATAGACCTTACGAAAAAATTCAGAGTTATTCTTGTAGATGGAAATATAAACTCTAGAAGTTTTAAAATATTATATCAGAAGTATTCAAATTATAGCGAGGTTGATAATAGAATAGCATTTTTTGTTACATCTAAAGACTTATATAATGGATTACTAGAGAACTTGAAGACCAATAAAGACGTAAAGAGAATAGGCATTGGAGCAATGGAAGATGTTGCAGCTATTTCATTAGAAAGTGCAGAATTGGCAATGGAATTTGGTGTAAAGATAAAGCCGTCAAGTTTACTTTATAGCTATGACGAACTGAGATTTTTTATAAAGTTATCGCATGATAATAAGCTACCTTTGGTATCAATGATGTCAAATCTTGATAAGGCAGGGAATAAGTTAGAACTTATTCAAACTGTGCAGGCATATATTGAAGAAAATGGTGATATTGGTAATGTAGCTAATAGGCTAAATATACATAGAAATACTTTAAATTATAGACTAGAAAAAATAAAAAAATTAACAGGAAAAAATCCAAAGAATTTATTAGAATTATTTGAGTTATTATGTGGGTTAATTTGGAGATAA
- a CDS encoding glycerate kinase — MKKDLVIVLAPDSFKESMTAKEACEAMERGIKKANGNIKCLHVPMADGGEGTMQSLVDATNGEIYSLKVMGPLGNEVEAQYGILGDKEIGILEMASASGIHLVPPDQRNPLLTTTYGTGQLIKACLDRGVKKLLIGIGGSATNDGGAGVIQALGGRLLDDKGNELALGGGELGKLNSLDLDNFDPRLKDVVIEVACDVNNPLCGEKGASNVFGPQKGATQEMIELLDNNLRHYADVIKKELGKDVLNEPGAGAAGGLGAGLMAFLNGTLKKGIEMVIEYASLEEKVKEADMVWTGEGSIDFQTQYGKTPLGVATIAKKHNKPVIALAGRVGEDIEVLYESGIDSIFGITKGATSLEEALVKGQENIEKTAENIVRLMNLL; from the coding sequence ATGAAAAAAGATTTAGTTATTGTATTAGCACCTGATTCTTTTAAAGAGAGCATGACAGCAAAAGAAGCCTGCGAGGCAATGGAGAGAGGAATAAAAAAAGCAAACGGTAATATAAAATGCTTACATGTGCCTATGGCTGATGGTGGAGAAGGAACTATGCAGTCATTAGTAGATGCTACTAATGGAGAAATATATTCATTAAAGGTAATGGGGCCTCTTGGTAATGAAGTAGAAGCACAGTATGGTATTTTGGGAGATAAAGAAATAGGAATATTGGAAATGGCCAGTGCAAGTGGAATACATTTAGTACCACCAGATCAGAGGAATCCTTTACTAACTACAACTTATGGTACTGGACAACTTATAAAAGCATGTTTAGATAGAGGTGTAAAAAAACTGTTAATAGGTATTGGCGGAAGTGCTACTAATGATGGTGGAGCAGGAGTTATACAGGCACTTGGAGGAAGACTATTAGATGATAAAGGCAATGAATTAGCTCTTGGTGGTGGAGAATTAGGAAAACTAAATAGTTTAGATTTAGATAATTTTGACCCAAGATTAAAAGATGTTGTAATTGAGGTAGCCTGTGATGTTAATAATCCTCTTTGTGGTGAAAAAGGAGCTTCAAATGTATTTGGACCACAAAAGGGAGCAACACAGGAAATGATAGAACTATTGGATAATAATTTAAGACATTATGCAGACGTAATAAAAAAAGAATTGGGAAAAGATGTTTTAAATGAACCGGGAGCTGGAGCAGCTGGAGGACTTGGAGCTGGACTTATGGCATTTCTAAATGGAACTCTAAAAAAAGGTATTGAAATGGTGATAGAATATGCTTCATTAGAAGAAAAAGTTAAAGAAGCAGACATGGTATGGACTGGAGAAGGAAGCATAGATTTTCAAACTCAATACGGTAAGACACCTTTAGGTGTTGCTACAATTGCTAAAAAACATAATAAGCCTGTAATTGCATTAGCAGGAAGAGTTGGTGAAGATATAGAAGTTCTATATGAAAGTGGAATAGATTCAATATTTGGAATAACTAAGGGGGCAACTTCATTAGAAGAAGCTCTGGTAAAAGGTCAGGAGAATATTGAAAAGACTGCTGAAAATATAGTTAGGCTTATGAATCTACTGTAA
- a CDS encoding GntP family permease has protein sequence MAVIHWSGAIIGLVIAIILILKKVNPVYALFGGAVIGGLIGGASLANTAQAIIEGTNSVMGAVVRVIAAGVLAGVLIESGAAEKIAETIVEKFGEKKVLLAIALSSMIITAVGVFIPVTVIIVAPIALPVAKKVGITKSSILLAMIGGGKAGNIISPNPNTIAVAKGFNVELAQVMIGAFIPAVIGLIVTYFVATLISKKGEMIKESEIPVRVDNKVKPSFGKAMVAPIVAVILLALNPIANMLHLKFLATIQIDAMYILPIAGLIGLFAMGQRSKILEYTTSGLNRMTPTVMILIGAGAIAGIISKSNLSDAVVYCIQQTGISGVFLAPISGILMAAATASTSTGAIVATGTFAKAILAVGVAPLSAAIMINTGAVVIDHLPHGNFFHASADAVKMNIKERMKLMPYESIVGGSMVIVSIIIYGFIK, from the coding sequence ATGGCAGTTATTCATTGGAGTGGAGCGATTATTGGATTAGTAATCGCTATAATACTAATTTTAAAGAAAGTGAATCCTGTATATGCACTTTTTGGAGGAGCTGTTATAGGCGGATTAATTGGTGGAGCAAGCTTAGCTAATACAGCACAAGCTATCATTGAAGGCACGAATAGCGTAATGGGAGCAGTTGTTCGTGTAATTGCAGCAGGAGTGCTTGCAGGTGTACTAATTGAATCTGGAGCAGCAGAGAAAATTGCTGAGACTATAGTAGAAAAATTTGGAGAGAAAAAGGTTCTCTTAGCAATTGCACTATCAAGCATGATAATCACAGCGGTTGGAGTTTTCATACCGGTTACAGTTATTATAGTTGCACCTATAGCACTTCCTGTAGCTAAAAAAGTTGGAATCACTAAGTCGTCTATACTTTTAGCTATGATAGGAGGAGGTAAAGCTGGAAATATAATTTCTCCAAATCCTAATACAATTGCGGTAGCTAAAGGATTTAATGTTGAATTAGCACAAGTTATGATAGGAGCATTTATACCAGCAGTAATTGGACTTATAGTTACATATTTTGTTGCGACATTAATTAGTAAAAAAGGGGAAATGATTAAAGAGTCAGAAATACCAGTTAGAGTGGATAATAAGGTAAAGCCAAGCTTTGGAAAGGCGATGGTAGCGCCAATAGTTGCCGTAATATTATTAGCACTTAATCCTATAGCGAATATGTTGCATCTGAAATTCTTAGCAACTATTCAAATAGATGCAATGTATATATTGCCTATAGCAGGATTAATTGGATTGTTTGCAATGGGACAACGTAGTAAGATTCTTGAGTATACAACATCAGGATTAAATAGAATGACACCAACTGTAATGATATTAATTGGTGCTGGAGCAATAGCGGGCATCATTTCTAAATCAAATTTAAGTGACGCAGTAGTATATTGCATTCAACAAACAGGTATTTCAGGAGTATTTTTAGCACCTATATCAGGTATATTGATGGCAGCAGCTACGGCTTCAACATCTACAGGTGCAATTGTGGCAACAGGAACTTTTGCGAAAGCAATACTAGCTGTTGGTGTCGCACCTTTAAGTGCAGCAATTATGATCAATACAGGAGCTGTAGTTATCGATCATCTACCTCATGGTAACTTCTTCCATGCATCAGCAGATGCAGTAAAAATGAATATAAAGGAACGTATGAAATTAATGCCATATGAATCTATAGTTGGAGGATCTATGGTTATCGTATCAATAATAATATACGGTTTTATAAAATAA
- a CDS encoding FAD-dependent oxidoreductase codes for MEILELKKNFYWTGVLDPNLKVFDIVMETEFGTSYNSYLLKTGEKTVLFETAKAKFWDGYLSALNKLVDINDIDYIVVNHTEPDHAGSIEKLIEINPNIKIVGTQVAIGFLKNIVNRDFYSITVKENDTLELGNKTLRFMFLPNLHWPDTMYTYIEEDKTLITCDSFGSHYSFDEILLSKVKDNEGYLRATKYYFDCIIGPFKTPYMVKALDRIKDLDIDMICTGHGPVIDCRIDEIMELYKEWCTVVNPNPRKTVIIPYVSAYGYTKELAGKISEGIKDSGDIDVRSYDLVEDDKEKVIEELGFADGILFGTPTIVGEALEPIWDLTIKMFARTHGGKLASAFGSYGWSGEGVPHIIERLKQLRMKVVDDGFRIKFKPSDSELSEAYDYGYNFGCILQNKENPKKKSAKRTLVKCLVCGEIFDSSLEICPVCGVGKENFVPVEIDDSNYKNNTNDIYLILGNGAAGISAATAIRERNETCSIVLVSNENVLGYNRPMLTKSMIARFNSKQIAVHDEAWYKENNITNVLDRELIEINTKDKEAVFKDGIKLKYDKCIYALGAECFVPPISGKDKKEVIAIRRISDTDKITELLPKVKNAVVIGGGVLGLEAAWELTKAKCKVTVLELADKLMGRQLDYEGGKFLEEIIKGKGIDVRLGVKIDEIEGEDSVTGVRINGGEVIAADLVVISCGIVPNSKIAQEAGIDVNRAIIVNEKMETNVSDIYACGDCAEYNGINYGIWPQALEMGRVAGANAAGDSLTYETVDAALTFNGANTSLYAIGDNGKNPEIQYKTVEFKDPVKKTYTKYYFANNRLCGAILIGDTSNLAKVTQDVKESRLFKDMFK; via the coding sequence ATGGAAATATTAGAATTAAAAAAGAATTTTTATTGGACAGGAGTTTTAGATCCTAATCTAAAAGTATTCGATATAGTTATGGAGACAGAGTTTGGAACATCTTATAATTCCTACTTACTTAAAACAGGTGAAAAAACTGTATTATTTGAAACTGCCAAAGCTAAATTTTGGGATGGGTATTTAAGTGCATTAAATAAATTAGTTGATATTAATGATATTGATTATATTGTAGTAAATCATACAGAACCTGATCACGCGGGGAGTATAGAAAAACTTATTGAAATAAATCCTAATATTAAAATAGTTGGGACACAAGTTGCTATAGGATTTCTAAAGAATATTGTAAATCGTGATTTTTATAGCATAACAGTAAAGGAAAATGATACTTTAGAATTGGGAAATAAAACATTACGTTTCATGTTTTTGCCTAATTTACATTGGCCAGATACAATGTATACATATATTGAAGAGGATAAAACCCTGATAACTTGTGACTCGTTTGGGTCTCACTATAGTTTTGATGAAATACTATTGAGTAAGGTTAAAGATAATGAGGGCTACCTAAGAGCTACTAAATATTACTTTGATTGTATTATTGGGCCTTTTAAGACGCCATATATGGTTAAAGCATTGGATAGAATTAAAGATTTAGATATTGATATGATATGTACGGGGCATGGTCCAGTTATAGATTGTAGAATTGACGAAATCATGGAACTTTATAAAGAATGGTGTACTGTAGTTAATCCTAACCCAAGAAAAACTGTAATTATACCTTATGTTAGTGCGTATGGATATACTAAGGAGCTAGCTGGTAAAATATCAGAAGGTATTAAAGATAGCGGAGATATAGATGTAAGATCATACGATTTAGTAGAAGATGATAAGGAAAAAGTAATTGAGGAATTAGGATTTGCTGATGGTATTTTATTTGGAACACCTACTATAGTTGGTGAGGCTTTAGAGCCAATTTGGGATTTAACTATAAAGATGTTTGCTAGAACACACGGAGGAAAACTTGCTAGTGCTTTTGGAAGTTATGGATGGAGTGGTGAAGGAGTTCCACACATTATAGAAAGATTGAAACAACTTAGGATGAAGGTTGTAGATGATGGGTTCAGAATTAAATTTAAGCCTAGTGATAGTGAATTAAGTGAGGCTTATGACTACGGGTATAATTTTGGATGTATACTTCAAAATAAAGAGAATCCAAAGAAAAAGTCAGCCAAAAGGACATTAGTAAAATGTTTAGTATGTGGAGAAATATTTGATTCAAGTCTTGAAATATGTCCAGTTTGTGGTGTAGGAAAGGAAAACTTCGTACCGGTTGAAATAGATGATAGCAATTATAAAAATAATACAAATGATATTTATCTAATTCTTGGAAATGGAGCGGCAGGTATAAGCGCTGCAACGGCCATAAGAGAAAGAAATGAAACTTGTTCTATAGTATTAGTTTCTAATGAAAATGTGCTAGGTTATAATCGTCCAATGCTTACAAAGTCAATGATAGCTAGATTTAATTCAAAACAAATTGCAGTTCATGATGAAGCTTGGTATAAAGAAAATAATATTACAAATGTTCTTGATAGAGAATTAATTGAAATAAATACTAAAGATAAAGAGGCAGTGTTTAAAGATGGAATTAAATTAAAGTATGATAAATGTATATATGCTTTAGGAGCTGAATGCTTTGTTCCACCAATTTCAGGAAAAGATAAGAAGGAAGTTATAGCAATTCGTAGAATTTCCGATACAGATAAAATTACAGAATTGTTGCCAAAGGTAAAAAATGCAGTTGTAATAGGTGGAGGAGTTCTAGGACTTGAGGCTGCATGGGAATTAACAAAAGCAAAATGCAAAGTTACAGTATTAGAGCTTGCTGATAAATTAATGGGACGTCAATTAGATTATGAAGGCGGAAAATTCCTTGAAGAAATAATTAAAGGTAAAGGAATTGATGTGAGATTAGGTGTAAAAATTGATGAAATAGAGGGTGAAGATTCAGTTACTGGAGTTAGAATTAATGGAGGAGAAGTTATTGCAGCTGATTTAGTTGTTATATCTTGTGGTATTGTGCCTAATTCTAAAATAGCTCAGGAAGCAGGAATTGATGTTAATAGAGCAATAATAGTAAATGAAAAAATGGAGACTAATGTTTCTGATATTTATGCATGTGGAGATTGTGCAGAATATAATGGAATAAATTATGGAATATGGCCACAAGCTCTAGAAATGGGAAGAGTAGCAGGTGCTAATGCAGCGGGAGACTCATTAACTTATGAGACAGTAGATGCGGCATTAACATTTAATGGAGCTAATACTTCACTGTATGCAATTGGTGACAATGGTAAGAACCCAGAAATTCAATATAAAACAGTTGAATTTAAAGATCCAGTCAAAAAGACATATACAAAATATTATTTTGCAAACAATCGTTTATGTGGAGCCATTTTAATTGGAGATACTAGTAACTTGGCTAAAGTAACTCAAGATGTAAAAGAAAGTAGATTATTTAAAGATATGTTTAAATAG
- the uvsE gene encoding UV DNA damage repair endonuclease UvsE: MSIGYACLTIGVPDTNLKSCTAKSLTEEKLLEIISYNLKSLKNIIEYNIKNNIKLFRISSDLIPFGSSHLNQLSWWNIFSQEFAEIGRKIMDNDIRVSMHPGQYTVLNSPNDDVVKRAIEDLNYHVKVLDNLGVGANHKIILHIGGVYNDKEQAINRFADNYKRLNDQVKERLVIENDDKSYNINDVLKIGNELNIPVVFDNLHNDINCYDREKSDSYWISECNKTWKEKDGRQKIHYSQQDPLKKAGSHSNTIKISKFIEFYESLKGQDIDIMLEVKDKNLSAVKCINSIDENSKIKKLEEEWGRYKYKVLENSPSNYLEIRKLLKDKTQYPSVEFYNYIEDAMEEEITIGNSINTALHVWGYFKNLADDKEKMNFLKSIEDYKNGKVSIKLIKNKLFKMAVKYNESYLLNSYYFL, encoded by the coding sequence ATGAGTATAGGATATGCGTGCTTAACAATAGGAGTTCCAGATACTAATTTAAAAAGCTGCACAGCGAAGAGTTTAACTGAAGAAAAGTTATTGGAAATAATATCGTATAATTTGAAATCTCTTAAAAATATAATTGAATATAATATAAAGAATAATATAAAGCTTTTTAGGATTAGTTCAGACTTAATACCATTCGGATCCAGTCATTTGAACCAATTATCATGGTGGAATATATTTTCGCAAGAATTTGCGGAAATAGGTAGAAAGATTATGGATAATGATATAAGGGTATCTATGCATCCAGGGCAATATACAGTACTTAATTCTCCTAATGATGATGTTGTAAAGAGAGCTATTGAAGATTTGAATTATCATGTTAAAGTTTTAGATAACTTGGGAGTTGGAGCAAATCATAAAATTATATTGCATATCGGTGGAGTTTATAATGATAAAGAGCAGGCGATAAACAGATTCGCAGATAATTATAAACGATTAAATGATCAAGTAAAAGAAAGACTGGTTATTGAAAATGATGATAAATCGTACAATATAAATGATGTTCTTAAAATAGGAAATGAACTAAATATTCCAGTTGTTTTTGATAATCTTCATAATGATATAAATTGTTATGATAGAGAAAAAAGCGATTCATATTGGATAAGTGAGTGTAATAAAACATGGAAAGAGAAAGATGGAAGGCAGAAAATACATTATTCTCAGCAAGACCCTTTGAAAAAGGCAGGTTCTCATTCAAATACGATAAAAATTAGTAAGTTTATAGAGTTCTATGAAAGTTTAAAAGGGCAAGATATAGATATAATGCTTGAAGTTAAGGATAAAAATCTTTCAGCTGTAAAGTGTATAAATTCTATAGATGAAAATAGCAAAATAAAAAAACTTGAGGAAGAATGGGGAAGATATAAATACAAGGTTTTAGAGAATTCTCCTTCAAATTACTTAGAAATAAGGAAGTTACTTAAAGATAAAACTCAGTATCCATCAGTTGAGTTTTATAATTACATTGAAGATGCTATGGAAGAGGAAATAACAATTGGGAATTCAATAAATACTGCATTACATGTATGGGGATATTTTAAGAATTTAGCAGATGATAAAGAGAAAATGAACTTTTTAAAAAGCATTGAAGATTATAAAAATGGCAAAGTTTCAATAAAATTAATAAAAAATAAATTGTTTAAGATGGCTGTAAAATATAATGAATCATACCTTTTAAACTCTTATTATTTCCTATAA
- a CDS encoding FprA family A-type flavoprotein, with protein MEILELKKNLYWTGVLDANLRVFDIIMETEFGTSYNSYLLKTSEKTVLFETAKAKFLDGYLKALNKLVDIKDIDYIVVNHTEPDHAGSIEKLIEMNPNIKIIGSQVAIGFLKNIVNREFNGIIVKENETLSLGDKTLRFMSVPNLHWPDTMYTYIEEDKTLVTCDSFGSHYSFDGILLSKLTDNEGYLRALKYYFDCIIGPFKNPFMIKALDRIKDLEIDMICTGHGPVLDCRIDEIMEYYKKWSNVSNPNPRKTVIIPYVSAYGYTRELAHKIAEGIEASGDIDVRTYDMETADQAKVLEELEFADGILFGSPTIVGEALKPIWDLTTSIFARTHGNKLASAFGSYGWSGEAVPHIIERLKQLRMKVVDEGFRVKFKPSESELSDAYDYGYNFGFLLLNKENLNKN; from the coding sequence ATGGAGATATTAGAATTGAAAAAAAATTTATACTGGACAGGAGTATTAGATGCTAATTTAAGGGTATTTGATATTATCATGGAAACAGAATTTGGAACTTCTTATAATTCTTATTTACTTAAAACAAGTGAAAAAACAGTATTATTTGAAACTGCAAAGGCTAAGTTCTTAGATGGATATTTAAAGGCGCTAAATAAGTTAGTTGATATTAAGGATATTGACTATATTGTAGTAAACCATACTGAGCCAGATCATGCAGGAAGTATAGAAAAACTTATTGAAATGAATCCTAATATTAAGATTATTGGAAGCCAAGTTGCTATAGGATTCTTGAAGAATATTGTTAACAGAGAATTTAATGGAATAATAGTTAAAGAAAATGAAACTTTAAGCTTGGGTGACAAAACTTTACGTTTTATGTCAGTACCAAATTTACATTGGCCTGATACAATGTATACTTATATTGAAGAAGATAAGACATTAGTTACTTGTGATTCATTTGGTTCTCATTATAGTTTTGATGGAATTCTACTAAGTAAGCTTACAGATAATGAAGGATATTTAAGAGCTCTTAAGTATTATTTTGATTGCATCATTGGGCCTTTTAAGAATCCATTCATGATTAAAGCATTAGATAGGATTAAAGATTTAGAAATTGATATGATTTGTACAGGGCATGGTCCAGTTCTTGATTGTAGAATAGACGAGATTATGGAATATTATAAGAAATGGTCTAATGTTTCAAATCCAAACCCTAGAAAGACAGTAATCATACCATATGTAAGCGCTTATGGATATACAAGAGAATTGGCGCATAAAATAGCTGAGGGAATTGAAGCTAGTGGTGATATTGATGTTAGAACTTATGATATGGAAACAGCAGATCAAGCAAAGGTACTTGAAGAACTTGAATTTGCAGATGGGATTCTTTTCGGATCTCCAACAATAGTAGGTGAGGCTCTAAAGCCAATATGGGATTTAACTACTTCAATCTTTGCAAGAACTCATGGTAATAAGCTAGCAAGTGCTTTTGGAAGTTATGGATGGAGTGGGGAAGCTGTTCCTCATATTATAGAAAGACTAAAGCAACTTAGAATGAAGGTTGTTGATGAAGGATTCCGTGTTAAATTTAAACCAAGTGAGAGTGAGTTAAGTGATGCTTATGATTATGGTTATAATTTTGGATTCCTGCTTTTAAATAAGGAAAATCTAAATAAAAATTAA
- a CDS encoding ATP-binding protein, whose protein sequence is MKFVINKDKLRELNKTDGNKDKKYTILLIDDELANLEALTRLLEEEYDVIKAENGFEALNILKDESCSKKIDLIISDQRMPGMTGVELLKQTISIVPNAIRIILTGFMDVKDIIDSINEGHIYKFLLKPLEADELLISVKRALETYELKMKNIKLIDELKRTNKKLKKSEVYLSTIFNSVSDAILIHDFNGIIVNVNDTANRLYGYLSDELIGMSIKDIISKNSPYIYDDILKLINDRKKNKINTPVTLEAISIDKNHKEFWVESNSRAIIFNEQKVIIATVRDITERKNTELKSKEEALELEKLRTEFFANISHELRTPLNIILGVIQILKRDLLDKEKPIDKGKIINNIDIERQNCFRLLRLINNLIDSTKLDAGHFQIDMINCNIVSVIEEITLSVASYISNNNINLIFDTDVEEKIIACDPDKIERIMLNLLSNCIKFTDDNGSIFVNIFDGEEYITLSVEDTGIGIPEEKVDIIFDRFRQVDKSFTRNYEGSGIGLSLVKSLVEMHDGTISVESKYGVGTKFTIKLPVKVLNKSKEKVDISNNIINTRVEKINIEFSDIYKQHL, encoded by the coding sequence ATGAAATTTGTTATAAATAAGGACAAGCTTAGAGAACTTAATAAAACAGATGGTAATAAAGATAAAAAATATACAATACTATTAATTGATGATGAACTAGCAAATCTTGAGGCTTTAACAAGACTCTTAGAAGAAGAGTATGATGTAATTAAAGCAGAAAATGGGTTTGAAGCGTTAAATATACTTAAAGATGAATCATGTTCTAAAAAAATCGATTTGATTATCTCAGATCAGCGCATGCCAGGAATGACAGGGGTTGAATTATTAAAGCAAACAATATCTATTGTTCCAAATGCAATTCGTATTATTTTAACTGGATTCATGGATGTGAAAGATATTATTGATTCAATTAATGAAGGGCATATTTATAAATTTCTTTTAAAACCATTAGAGGCAGATGAGTTGTTGATTTCTGTAAAAAGGGCCTTGGAGACATATGAATTGAAAATGAAAAATATTAAGCTTATAGACGAGTTAAAGCGAACAAATAAAAAATTAAAGAAGAGTGAAGTTTACTTAAGCACTATTTTTAATTCGGTAAGTGATGCAATATTGATTCATGATTTTAATGGGATTATAGTTAACGTTAATGATACTGCTAATAGGCTATATGGATATCTATCTGATGAACTAATTGGTATGAGCATAAAAGATATTATTTCAAAAAATTCACCGTACATATATGATGATATACTCAAATTGATTAATGATAGAAAGAAAAATAAAATCAATACTCCAGTAACACTTGAAGCTATTTCAATAGATAAAAATCATAAAGAGTTTTGGGTTGAGAGTAATAGTCGTGCAATAATATTTAATGAGCAGAAGGTTATTATTGCAACTGTAAGAGACATAACTGAAAGAAAAAATACTGAATTAAAATCAAAAGAAGAGGCTTTAGAATTAGAGAAATTAAGAACTGAATTTTTTGCTAATATTTCTCACGAATTGAGAACACCACTTAATATAATACTAGGTGTGATACAAATTCTAAAAAGAGATCTTTTAGATAAAGAAAAACCGATTGACAAAGGAAAAATAATTAATAATATAGATATTGAAAGACAAAATTGTTTCAGGCTACTTCGTTTAATAAATAATTTAATTGATTCAACTAAATTAGATGCAGGACATTTTCAGATTGATATGATTAATTGTAACATTGTCAGTGTCATAGAAGAAATTACTCTGTCAGTAGCTAGTTATATAAGTAATAACAATATAAACCTTATATTTGATACGGATGTTGAAGAAAAAATTATTGCTTGTGATCCTGATAAGATTGAAAGAATTATGTTAAACTTACTCTCTAATTGCATAAAGTTTACAGACGATAATGGAAGTATATTTGTAAACATATTTGATGGAGAAGAATATATAACCTTGTCTGTAGAAGATACAGGCATAGGAATCCCAGAAGAAAAAGTTGATATTATTTTTGATAGATTTAGGCAGGTGGATAAATCTTTTACAAGAAATTATGAAGGCAGTGGAATTGGATTGTCCCTTGTAAAGTCTCTTGTAGAGATGCATGATGGCACGATATCGGTGGAAAGTAAATATGGGGTAGGAACCAAATTTACGATTAAGCTTCCGGTAAAGGTATTAAATAAAAGCAAAGAAAAAGTTGATATAAGTAATAATATAATCAATACTCGTGTAGAAAAAATAAATATTGAATTTTCAGATATATATAAACAACATTTGTAG